In Sorghum bicolor cultivar BTx623 chromosome 10, Sorghum_bicolor_NCBIv3, whole genome shotgun sequence, one genomic interval encodes:
- the LOC8065071 gene encoding heme oxygenase 1, chloroplastic: protein MPIPSPKLTLTATCHPHCSASQLSSTLPPSTIALAPREFALRSHFVTMAMAPAWLSAPRAALSHLDGVVVPAAASRFRSETAARVVAVVFRPRTTVVSAAAQRSLVAVAAATATVPAAAAGGDDEAGTPFVEEMRAAAMRLHSRDQARDGRNEAPMEPPIAKWQPTVDGYLRFLVDSKLVFQTLEAIVHRAAVPWYAEFRDTGLERSEPLRKDLEWFRQQGHAIPEPSAPGITYASSLEELSGKDPPAFVCHLYNVYLGHTAGGRIIGKKVGEKINLQKELEFYEWEGDLSQMQQNVRAKLNRVASGWSRAEKDRCLGEMEKAFTCSIDLRRHMFMLP, encoded by the exons ATGCCTATCCCGAGCCCCAAACTCACTCTCACTGCCACATGCCACCCGCATTGCTCAGCTAGTCAGCTCTCCTCCACTCTACCTCCGTCAACGATCGCGCTCGCGCCTCGTGAATTTGCTCTCCGATCT CACTTCGTCACCATGGCCATGGCGCCCGCATGGCTGTCCGCTCCCCGTGCCGCCCTCTCCCACCTCGATGGCGTCGTCGTCCCCGCGGCCGCGAGTCGCTTCCGCTCAGAAACGGCTGCCCGTGTGGTGGCCGTCGTGTTCCGGCCGAGGACGACCGTGGTTTCTGCCGCGGCGCAGAGGAGCCTGgtcgcggtggcggcggcgacggcgacggtccctgctgctgctgcgggagGGGATGATGAGGCAGGCACCCCGTTTGTCGAGGAGATGCGGGCGGCGGCCATGCGGCTGCACTCCAGGGACCAGGCCAGGGACGGGAGGAACGAGGCGCCCATGGAGCCTCCCATCGCCAAGTGGCAGCCCACCGTCGATGGTTACCTCCGGTTCCTCGTCGATAGCAAGCTCGTCTTCCAGACGCTCGAGGCCATCGTCCACCGCGCCGCCGTCCCCTGGT ATGCCGAGTTCAGGGATACTGGTTTGGAGAGATCAGAGCCACTCAGGAAGGATTTGGAATGGTTCAGGCAACAAGGTCACGCGATTCCAGAACCATCAGCTCCTGGCATTACGTATGCTTCGTCTCTGGAAGAGCTGTCTGGGAAGGATCCCCCGGCATTTGTTTGCCATCTCTACAACGTGTACTTGGGTCATACTGCTGGAGGCCGAATCATCGGCAAAAAG GTTGGTGAGAAGATCAATCTCCAGAAAGAGCTGGAGTTTTACGAGTGGGAGGGTGATCTGTCGCAGATGCAGCAGAATGTCCGGGCGAAGCTTAACCGAGTCGCTTCC GGTTGGTCTCGAGCAGAGAAGGACCGCTGCCTGGGCGAGATGGAGAAGGCGTTTACCTGCTCAATAGACCTCCGCCGCCATATGTTTATGCTCCCCTGA
- the LOC8065066 gene encoding heme oxygenase 1, chloroplastic: MAPPPASLSAHNALSLLAPATARVSSGRWSSLSVSVSARPVTRVVSVALAPAAAVTAQRRLVAAAAATEMAPAASGEEGSKPFVEEMRAVAMKLHTKDQAREGEKEPEAPPVAKWEPSVEGYLRFLVDSKLVFQTLEDIVERAAVPWYAEFRNTGLERSEALKKDLEWFRQQGHTIPEPSPPGTTYASLLEELSEKDPQAFICHFYNVYFAHTAGGRMIGKKVSEKILNKKELEFYKWEGNLSQLLQNVRNKLNEVASSWSREEKDHCLEETEKSFAYSGGLLRHIFT; this comes from the exons ATGGCGCCCCCACCGGCATCGCTCTCCGCGCACAACGCCCTCTCCCTGCTCGCGCCCGCTACCGCTAGAGTCTCCTCTGGGAGGTGGAGCAGCCTGTCCGTATCTGTCTCGGCCCGGCCCGTGACCCGGGTGGTGTCtgtcgcgctcgcgcccgcggcgGCGGTGACGGCGCAGAGGAGGCtggtcgcggcggcggcagcgacgGAGATGGCGCCCGCGGCGAGCGGCGAGGAAGGGAGCAAGCCGTTCGTGGAGGAGATGCGGGCGGTCGCCATGAAGCTCCACACTAAGGACCAGGCCCGCGAGGGGGAGAAGGAGCCCGAGGCGCCCCCCGTCGCCAAGTGGGAGCCCTCTGTCGAGGGCTACCTCCGATTCCTTGTCGACAGCAAGCTCGTCTTCCAGACGCTCGAAGACATCGTCGAACGCGCCGCCGTCCCGTGGT ATGCAGAGTTCCGGAACACTGGGCTGGAGAGATCAGAGGCACTCAAAAAGGATCTGGAATGGTTCAGGCAACAGGGCCACACAATTCCAGAACCATCGCCCCCTGGCACTACATATGCTTCTCTACTGGAAGAGCTGTCTGAGAAGGATCCCCAGGCATTTATCTGCCATTTCTATAACGTGTACTTTGCTCATACTGCTGGAGGCCGAATGAttggcaaaaag GTTTCTGAGAAGATTCTGAACAAGAAAGAGCTGGAGTTCTACAAGTGGGAGGGCAATCTCTCCCAGCTGCTGCAGAACGTCCGCAACAAGCTTAACGAAGTCGCTTCA AGCTGGTCTCGGGAGGAGAAGGACCACTGCCTGGAGGAGACGGAGAAGTCGTTCGCCTACTCAGGAGGCCTCCTCCGCCATATATTCACCTGA